From the genome of Acropora palmata chromosome 4, jaAcrPala1.3, whole genome shotgun sequence, one region includes:
- the LOC141879728 gene encoding nucleoside diphosphate-linked moiety X motif 6-like — protein sequence MRRLFQRILCLRGKGIFFSTKRPTPSVVSCLKWDRTEFNGVDVNLDQLDDNLSLEEFDRRLRESILQWRRDAKKSVWMKVPVSQSYLIPVAFFHGFNYHHAVGNYAMLLKWLPQQITCNVPPYASHQIGVAGMVLNEEKNEVLVIQDKHQIKYGKTRKSIWKFPGGLSDEGESIEETAVREVYEETGVKSEFRSVIMFRQQHQMKNAFGKSDIYLICRMAPLSYGISKCEDEIAKCEWMNLSELLTDADTGPMTRLAARLAAQGLKNGFENVDILPNRMTSWVDPKKSVCIFHRYLPS from the exons ATGCGGCGTCTATTTCAGAGAATTCTTTGCCTTCGTGGCAAAGGGATCTTTTTTTCGACGAAAAGGCCCACTCCTTCGGTAGTATCTTGTCTAAAATGGGACAGAACAGAATTTAACGGAGTGGATGTAAACTTGGATCAGTTGGACGACAATCTTTCGCTGGAAGAATTCGACCGAAGGTTGAGAG AGAGTATTTTACAATGGAGAAGAGATGCTAAAAAGTCAGTTTGGATGAAAGTACCAGTTTCTCAAAGTTACTTGATTCCTGTTGCATTTTTCCATGGCTTCAATTACCATCATGCTGTTGGTAACTATGCAATGCTGTTAAAATGGCTGCCGCAGCAAATCACCTGCAATGTGCCACCATACGCATCACACCAGATTGGAGTTGCAG GTATGGTCctaaatgaagaaaagaatgaaGTCTTAGTTATTCAGGACAAGCATCAG ATCAAATATGGAAAGACTAGAAAGTCAATCTGGAAATTTCCTGGTGGTCTTTCAGATGAAGGAGAGAGTATAG AGGAGACAGCTGTCCGTGAAGTCTATGAAGAGACCGGAGTCAAATCAG AATTTAGATCAGTGATAATGTTCAGACAACAGCACCAAATGAAGAATGCATTTGGCAAGTCTGACATTTATCTTATTTGTCGAATGGCTCCACTTAGCTATGGCATCAGTAAGTGTGAGGATGAGATTGCAAAATGTGAGTGGATGAATCTATCTGAACTCTTAACTGATGCAGACACTGGCCCAATGACAAGGCTTGCTGCTAGACTAGCAGCTCAAGGATTGAAaaatggttttgaaaatgtagACATATTGCCAAACAGAATGACATCTTGGGTGGACCCTAAAAAGTCAGTTTGtatctttcacagatatttaCCTAGCtga